The proteins below come from a single Candidatus Planktophila dulcis genomic window:
- the purS gene encoding phosphoribosylformylglycinamidine synthase subunit PurS → MAKIVVDVMLKPEILDPQGKAVAAALPRLGFTFAKDVRQGKRFEIEVDGDPTPAQLADVEKAAEKLLSNPVIENFTVRVEK, encoded by the coding sequence ATGGCAAAGATCGTGGTTGATGTGATGTTAAAGCCCGAAATTCTCGACCCACAAGGAAAGGCAGTTGCTGCAGCGCTTCCTCGACTTGGATTCACCTTTGCTAAGGATGTTCGCCAAGGAAAGCGATTTGAGATTGAGGTTGATGGCGATCCAACTCCTGCACAATTAGCCGATGTTGAAAAGGCTGCCGAGAAGCTTCTTTCAAACCCAGTCATTGAAAACTTCACAGTGCGAGTGGAGAAGTAG
- the purQ gene encoding phosphoribosylformylglycinamidine synthase subunit PurQ, which yields MKIGVVTFPGTLDDRDAARAVRHAGGESVALWHNDADLHGVDAVILPGGFSYGDYLRCGAISRFSPVMEPIIKAAQGGMPLLGICNGFQVLAEAHLIPGALTRNHELHFLCRDQKISIENTNTAWTSSFSQGQEIVIPLKNGEGAYMCDDETLAMLEGEGRIIARYVGENPNGSRNLIAGITNERGNIVGLMPHPEHAIDSLTGPSADGLGFFTSVLKAMVK from the coding sequence ATGAAAATTGGTGTTGTAACTTTTCCAGGCACTCTCGATGATCGAGATGCTGCTCGCGCAGTTCGCCATGCCGGTGGTGAATCAGTAGCTCTCTGGCATAACGATGCAGATCTTCACGGTGTAGATGCAGTCATCCTCCCTGGTGGCTTCTCCTACGGTGACTATCTTCGTTGTGGTGCTATCTCACGCTTTTCTCCAGTGATGGAGCCCATCATTAAGGCTGCCCAGGGTGGCATGCCTCTACTAGGCATCTGTAACGGCTTTCAGGTCCTTGCAGAAGCTCACTTGATTCCAGGTGCCCTTACTCGTAATCATGAACTTCACTTCCTATGTCGTGATCAGAAGATCAGTATTGAAAATACCAATACAGCGTGGACTTCTTCGTTTTCTCAAGGTCAAGAGATTGTCATTCCACTAAAAAATGGTGAAGGCGCATATATGTGCGATGACGAAACCCTTGCGATGTTAGAGGGTGAAGGTCGCATCATTGCTCGATATGTGGGAGAGAATCCCAATGGCTCACGCAATTTGATTGCGGGAATTACCAATGAGCGCGGAAACATTGTTGGCTTGATGCCACACCCAGAGCATGCAATCGATTCACTCACTGGTCCATCTGCTGATGGTCTTGGATTCTTCACATCTGTCCTAAAAGCGATGGTGAAGTAA
- a CDS encoding phosphoribosylaminoimidazolesuccinocarboxamide synthase: protein MSGFGAAGAPPAPSIDGWKHLRTGKVRDLYTNESGEILLVASDRISAFDWVLPTTIPNKGAILTQLSLFWFELLADIVPNHIISDDVPASVADRAVIVQPLEMFAIECVARGYLTGSGLTEYMSNQAVCGNALPAGLLDGSQLPASIFTPATKAEIGDHDINIDFESAAKIVGADQAEELRDLTIRLYDTAADFSRSRGIILADTKFEFGINMAGEITLGDEALTPDSSRFWEADGWAPGKSQPSFDKQFVRDWLTSSGWDKKSTPPELPAEIVEKTAARYEQAFERITGSKF, encoded by the coding sequence GTGAGCGGCTTCGGCGCAGCTGGCGCACCGCCAGCACCATCAATCGATGGCTGGAAACACCTGCGCACAGGAAAAGTACGAGACCTTTATACAAACGAATCTGGCGAAATTCTTCTCGTCGCATCCGATCGCATCTCAGCCTTTGATTGGGTATTGCCAACAACTATTCCCAATAAGGGCGCAATCCTTACTCAGCTCTCACTCTTCTGGTTTGAACTTCTTGCAGATATCGTCCCAAATCACATCATTAGTGATGATGTTCCGGCATCTGTTGCAGATCGCGCAGTCATTGTTCAACCTCTTGAGATGTTTGCCATTGAATGTGTTGCTCGTGGATATCTCACAGGCAGCGGGCTCACTGAATACATGAGCAACCAAGCAGTCTGTGGAAATGCACTCCCAGCTGGGTTATTAGATGGTTCCCAGCTTCCAGCCAGCATCTTCACGCCCGCCACAAAAGCTGAAATCGGCGATCATGACATCAATATTGATTTTGAGAGTGCGGCAAAGATTGTTGGCGCAGATCAAGCAGAAGAGCTTCGCGACTTAACTATCAGGCTCTATGACACAGCTGCTGACTTTTCTCGAAGCCGCGGAATCATTTTGGCAGATACTAAATTTGAATTTGGAATCAATATGGCAGGTGAAATCACGCTGGGTGATGAAGCACTGACTCCTGACTCTTCACGTTTCTGGGAGGCAGATGGTTGGGCTCCTGGAAAATCACAACCATCATTTGATAAACAATTTGTCCGCGATTGGTTGACTTCCAGTGGATGGGATAAGAAGTCCACACCTCCAGAATTGCCTGCAGAGATAGTAGAAAAAACTGCGGCGCGATATGAGCAAGCATTTGAACGAATTACCGGCAGCAAGTTCTAA
- the purB gene encoding adenylosuccinate lyase: MGENAPVSVLADRYASNEMRQVFAPEQKIIAERKLWLAVARAQSKLGHPISDAVIKDYEKVLTKVDLASIDAREKVTRHDVKARIEEFNALAGHEAIHAGMTSRDLTENIEALQVRDGLAIVHDKTVALLAALGVKAAQYSDQPIAGRSHNVPAQITTLGKRFASAAEELLYAYERLASLQGRYPMRGIKGPVGTAQDSIDLLGSTDAHQLLESAIAKELGFDRVLDSTGQVYPRSLDYEVLTTLVQLAASPSSLATSIRLMAGAELVTEGFKAGQVGSSAMPHKMNTRSCERVNGLTVILRGYASMVSELAGNQWNEGDVSCSVVRRVALPDAFYAMDGLLETMLTVLNEFGAFPAVISAELERYLPFLATTKILMASVKAGVGREVAHEVIKEHAVAAALGMREGKTNNFLDALAGDDRIPFKRAELDALIGNPIEFTGDARQQVARVVSRIDAITSAHPAAAQYKPASIR, encoded by the coding sequence ATGGGGGAGAATGCACCAGTGAGCGTATTAGCCGATCGTTATGCATCGAATGAGATGCGCCAAGTCTTTGCGCCAGAACAGAAAATTATCGCAGAGCGCAAGCTATGGCTTGCAGTTGCTCGTGCTCAATCAAAGCTCGGTCACCCAATCTCTGATGCTGTCATTAAGGATTATGAAAAGGTATTAACAAAAGTTGATTTAGCTTCCATTGATGCACGTGAAAAAGTCACACGTCACGATGTCAAAGCCCGCATCGAAGAGTTCAACGCACTGGCAGGACATGAAGCAATCCATGCAGGAATGACTAGCCGTGATCTGACAGAAAATATTGAAGCACTTCAAGTGCGCGATGGTCTTGCAATTGTTCACGATAAGACTGTGGCACTTCTTGCAGCCCTAGGTGTGAAAGCTGCGCAGTATTCAGATCAGCCAATCGCTGGTCGCTCACATAATGTCCCAGCCCAGATCACAACTCTTGGCAAGCGCTTTGCATCTGCAGCCGAAGAACTTCTCTATGCATACGAACGTCTTGCATCATTACAGGGTCGCTACCCAATGCGCGGAATCAAGGGACCAGTAGGAACTGCGCAAGATTCGATTGATTTGCTTGGTTCTACTGATGCACACCAATTACTTGAATCAGCGATTGCAAAAGAGCTCGGCTTTGATCGCGTTCTCGATTCAACCGGTCAGGTTTATCCACGTTCGCTGGATTATGAAGTGCTCACCACTCTTGTTCAGTTAGCTGCTTCACCATCATCTCTTGCAACATCGATTCGCTTGATGGCAGGTGCTGAACTTGTCACTGAAGGATTTAAAGCAGGCCAAGTTGGTTCATCTGCCATGCCACATAAGATGAATACACGCTCATGTGAGCGCGTCAATGGCCTCACCGTTATTTTGCGTGGCTATGCATCGATGGTCTCTGAACTCGCTGGCAATCAATGGAATGAAGGCGATGTCTCATGCAGCGTTGTTCGCCGCGTTGCACTTCCTGATGCTTTCTATGCAATGGATGGCTTACTTGAAACGATGCTCACAGTTCTTAATGAATTTGGAGCATTCCCTGCAGTGATCTCTGCAGAGCTTGAGCGTTACTTGCCATTTTTAGCAACAACAAAGATTTTGATGGCATCTGTGAAAGCAGGTGTTGGTCGCGAAGTTGCACATGAAGTGATTAAGGAACATGCAGTTGCTGCTGCCCTTGGTATGCGCGAAGGCAAAACAAATAACTTCCTTGATGCATTAGCTGGCGATGATCGCATTCCATTTAAGCGCGCAGAACTAGATGCGCTGATTGGTAACCCTATTGAATTTACTGGCGATGCTCGCCAACAAGTAGCCCGAGTTGTCAGTCGCATCGATGCGATTACATCCGCGCACCCTGCCGCAGCGCAGTACAAACCAGCCTCTATCCGGTGA
- the purL gene encoding phosphoribosylformylglycinamidine synthase subunit PurL, which produces MSLDTVATAQANPDASQPFAELGLKPDEYARIKEILGRRPTSSELAMYSVMWSEHCSYKSSKVHLKQFGDKAVKTDALLVGIGENAGVVDVGQGYAVTFKIESHNHPSFIEPYQGAATGVGGIVRDILTMGARPIAVMDPLRFGPADAPDTRRVLPGIVAGVGGYGNCLGLPNIGGEVVFDQTYLGNPLVNALCIGVMKHSDIKLAKAAGAGNLVVLYGAKTGGDGIGGVSVLASETFESKGPAKRPAVQVGDPFVEKVLIECSLEIFAEDLVVGIQDLGGAGLSCATSELASGGSGGMKVQLDKVPLRDPSLSPEEILMSESQERMCAIVEPSKIARFLEICEKWDVTVTVIGEVTDGNHLEITWNGELIVDVPPRTVAHDGPVYNRPLAQPAYIDAVAKEVINIPLPSTADEIKATVLKLAATPNLADKSWVTDQYDRYVQGNSIQSQPDDSGMVRIDEKTHLGVAIATDANANWSYLNPYEGAKLALAEAARNIATAGAKPLAVTNCLNFGSPEDPGVMWQFAETVRGLADGCLEMGLPVTGGNVSFYNQTGAVAILPTPVIGVLGVIDDVRTRTPMSFDRAGLDLYLLGETENDLAGSEWAYMHNQRGGIAPVADLQREMRLIDLLVAGRTKKIFTAAHDLSQGGLSATLTEMVLRHNIGATVQLDNVGLSLLSETPGRVVVAIDPAQTAALTSEAASQKIALTKIGTTGGDSLVINDAKISLVELRKAHSETFPKLFG; this is translated from the coding sequence ATGTCACTTGACACCGTTGCAACAGCGCAAGCAAATCCAGATGCATCACAACCCTTTGCAGAACTTGGTTTGAAGCCGGATGAATATGCACGTATCAAGGAAATCCTTGGTCGTCGTCCAACTTCATCAGAGCTCGCAATGTATTCAGTGATGTGGTCTGAGCACTGTTCATACAAATCATCCAAAGTTCACCTCAAGCAATTTGGGGATAAGGCAGTAAAGACTGATGCACTCCTTGTTGGTATTGGTGAAAATGCTGGTGTTGTCGATGTCGGTCAGGGATATGCCGTAACTTTCAAGATTGAATCGCACAACCACCCATCATTTATCGAGCCATATCAAGGTGCTGCAACGGGTGTTGGTGGAATTGTTCGTGACATTTTGACAATGGGTGCACGTCCGATTGCAGTGATGGATCCACTTCGCTTTGGACCTGCAGATGCGCCAGATACACGTCGCGTATTGCCAGGCATCGTTGCTGGCGTTGGTGGTTATGGAAACTGTCTTGGCTTGCCAAATATTGGTGGCGAAGTTGTCTTTGATCAGACTTATCTCGGAAATCCCCTTGTAAATGCGCTCTGTATTGGCGTTATGAAACATAGCGATATCAAGCTTGCAAAGGCAGCTGGTGCTGGAAACCTCGTTGTTCTCTACGGTGCAAAGACCGGTGGCGATGGAATCGGTGGCGTATCTGTACTTGCATCAGAGACATTTGAATCTAAGGGACCTGCAAAGCGTCCAGCAGTTCAGGTTGGCGATCCATTTGTAGAGAAGGTTTTGATTGAATGCTCACTTGAAATCTTTGCTGAAGATCTCGTTGTTGGTATTCAAGATCTTGGCGGTGCTGGACTTTCTTGTGCAACATCAGAGCTTGCATCAGGTGGTTCAGGTGGCATGAAGGTGCAGTTGGACAAGGTTCCGCTACGAGATCCATCACTTTCACCAGAAGAGATCTTGATGTCTGAATCACAAGAGCGTATGTGCGCAATTGTTGAACCAAGCAAGATTGCACGCTTTCTTGAAATCTGTGAGAAGTGGGATGTCACCGTCACTGTGATTGGTGAAGTCACTGATGGCAATCACCTTGAAATTACATGGAATGGTGAACTCATTGTTGATGTTCCACCTCGCACTGTGGCCCACGATGGTCCGGTCTATAACCGACCACTTGCACAGCCTGCATATATCGATGCAGTTGCAAAAGAAGTAATCAATATTCCGCTTCCATCTACTGCTGATGAAATCAAAGCAACAGTTCTGAAGCTTGCAGCAACTCCCAACCTTGCAGATAAGTCATGGGTGACAGATCAATACGATCGATATGTTCAAGGTAATTCGATTCAATCACAGCCTGATGATTCTGGAATGGTTCGTATTGATGAAAAGACACATCTGGGCGTTGCAATTGCAACCGATGCCAATGCGAACTGGTCATACCTGAATCCTTATGAAGGTGCGAAGTTGGCGTTAGCTGAGGCTGCTCGAAACATTGCAACAGCTGGTGCAAAGCCGTTGGCAGTTACTAACTGTCTGAACTTTGGTTCTCCTGAAGATCCAGGGGTTATGTGGCAGTTCGCAGAGACAGTGCGTGGCCTTGCTGATGGGTGTCTAGAGATGGGCCTACCTGTTACAGGTGGCAACGTCTCCTTCTATAACCAGACAGGTGCGGTTGCAATCCTTCCAACACCAGTCATTGGTGTTCTTGGTGTCATCGATGATGTTCGCACTCGCACACCGATGTCATTTGATCGCGCAGGTCTTGATCTCTATCTCCTAGGTGAAACAGAGAATGACCTTGCAGGTAGTGAATGGGCATATATGCATAACCAACGTGGCGGAATTGCACCGGTTGCAGATCTTCAACGTGAAATGCGTCTGATTGATTTATTGGTCGCAGGTCGCACGAAGAAGATTTTCACAGCAGCTCACGATTTGAGCCAGGGTGGATTATCAGCAACTCTGACTGAAATGGTCTTGCGTCACAACATTGGTGCAACTGTGCAACTCGACAACGTTGGACTTTCTCTCTTGAGTGAAACTCCAGGACGCGTTGTCGTGGCAATCGATCCTGCGCAAACCGCAGCTCTTACGAGTGAGGCTGCATCACAGAAGATTGCACTCACAAAGATTGGAACAACAGGGGGAGATTCACTCGTAATTAACGATGCGAAAATTTCACTTGTTGAACTTCGTAAAGCTCATTCCGAAACGTTCCCGAAACTCTTTGGATGA